The following is a genomic window from Lysinibacillus sp. G4S2.
AGCCTAAAGTTAATAATCAGCAACAAACGCATCAAAACTCAAATTCGTCTAACGAAAAATCTAAGAATATAAAAGGTAGCCAAAATAGAAATATGACACAAAATAACAATAATAACAATAATAATAATAATCGCAGAGGTGGCGGTGGTTACAACCAACGTCCAAAACCAGGAATTCACGGCGGAAAACGTCGCCATCCAAAAACACATCAACCAAGTCAACCAGTGAAACAAAAGGAATTACCAGAAAAAATTACTTTTGTTGAATCACTTTCAGTAGCAGAATTAGCAAAAAAACTGCACCGTGAACCATCAGAAATTATTAAAAAATTATTTATGCTTGGTGTAATGGCAACAATTAATCAAGAATTAGATAAGGATGCAATTGAATTAATTTGTGCAGACTATGGTGTAGAAGTTGAAGAAGAAATTCGTGTAGATATTACGGATTTAGAAACACACTTCGAACAAACAGAAGAAGTTAACGAGGCGGATTTATCAGAACGTCCTCCTGTAGTGACAATTATGGGGCACGTAGACCATGGTAAAACTACATTATTAGACTCTATCCGAAACACAAAAGTTACAGCTGGAGAGGCTGGCGGTATTACTCAGCATATCGGTGCTTATCAAGTAACTGAAGGCGACAAAAAAATTACGTTCCTTGATACACCAGGACACGCTGCTTTCACAACGATGCGTGCGCGCGGTGCGAAAGTAACGGACTTAACGATTTTAGTAGTAGCTGCGGATGATGGTGTTATGCCACAAACAGTAGAAGCGATTAACCACGCAAAAGCAGCAGAAGTACCAATTATCGTTGCAGTTAATAAAATGGATAAACCATCAGCGAATCCAGACCGTGTAATGCAAGAGTTAACAGAGCATGGCCTAGTTCCTGAAGCTTGGGGCGGCGAAACTATTTTCGTACCAATTTCTGCATTAAAAGGTGAAGGCATTGACACATTGCTTGAAATGATTTTACTTGTCGCTGAAGTTGGAGAATTAAAAGCGAACCCTGATCGCTTAGCACTTGGTACAGTAATTGAAGCACAGCTAGATAAAGGTCGAGGTTCTGTTGCAACGCTTTTAGTACAAGATGGAACATTAAAGGTTGGGGACCCAATTGTTGTCGGCCATACTTATGGACGTGTACGTGCAATGGTGAATGACAAAGGCCGTCGTGTGAAGGAAGCTGGACCATCAACACCAGTAGAAATCACAGGCTTAAATGATGTACCACAAGCTGGTGACCGTTTCGTTGTCTTTGAAGACGAAAAAACAGCGCGCCAAGTCGGAGAAACTCGTGCAATGTCAGCCATTCAAGCACAACGCTCAGAAAAACAACGCGTAACGCTTGATAACTTATTCGAACAAATGAGTCAAGGCGAAATGAAAGAGCTAAACTTAATTGTTAAAGCTGACGTTCAAGGTACTGTAGAAGCTATGGCTGCATCATTAATGAAAATTGATGTTGAAGGCGTAAACGTGAAAATTATTCACACTGGCGCTGGGGCGATTACAGAATCAGATATTTCTCTTGCTGCGGCTTCAAATGCAATTGTTATTGGCTTCAATGTTCGTCCAGATGTCAATGCAAAACGTGCAGCAGAAGAAGAGGGCGTAGATATTCGTCTACACCGCATTATCTATAAAGTAATTGAGGAAATTGAACAAGCAATGAAAGGTATGCTTGATCCAGAATTCGTAGAGAAAATTATTGGTCAAGCAGAAGTTCGACAAACAATTAAAGTATCAAAAGTTGGTACTATTGCTGGTTCATACGTAACAGAAGGTAAAGTAACTCGTGATTCTGGCGTACGTATAATCCGTGAAAATGTAGTAATTTTTGAAGGTGAATTAGATACACTAAAACGTTTCAAAGATGAAGTTAAAGAAGTTGCAAGAGGTTACGAATGTGGTATTACAATTACAAACTTCAACGATATTAAAGAAGGCGATATTATCGAAGCCTATATTATGGAAGAAGTTAAACGCGTATAATGATTGTTTATGCAGAGGTTGAATTTATTATTCAAACTGCCCATTCGTTGAAGGAAAAACGTGCTGTTCTACAGCGTATGATTACCCGCACTAAGCAAAAATTTAATGTCTCCATTGCGGAAATTGACCATCAAAATGTATGGCAACGCACGAAATTAGCGCTTGTTGCTGTTTCTTCATCAAAAGAAGCAGCCGAGCGGGAAATTAATCATGCGCTCCACTACTTACAGTCAAATCCATCTTGGGAACAGCTAGATGTGTGGCGAGACTATTTATAAGTAACATTAGATCGTTGTGTATGTTTAGATGTGATTTACTCATTCCTTGCATACACAACGATCTGTACATCGAAATTGAGGTGACAAACTATGTCTCTACGCTCTAACCGTGTTGCTGAGCAAATGAAAAAAGAGCTCGGTGATATTCTTGGCCGTAAAATAAAAGATCCGCGTGTTGGTTTTGTTACTGTTACTGGTGTTGAAGTGACAGGTGATTTACAGCAAGCGACCATTTATATTACAACTCTAGGCAATGAACGTGAACGAGAGGAAACACTAAAAGCTTTAGTAAAAGCTTCTGGTTTCATTCGCTCGGAAATCGGTACACGAATCCGTTTGCGTCGTACACCAGAATTAATCTTTGAATTTGATTCATCGATTGAATATGGGAACCGTATTGATTCATTGTTACGTGGTTTACACGAAGAATAAGTTTGACTTAAAAAAGTCTGCCCTATGCATGTTCATGCAGGCAGACTTTTTACATACGCCAAAGAAGATTTTACTGAGCAAAGCGGCGGAAAATATTCAAATTTGGATACTGTCAAATAGGCTAAAAAGAATTGATTTTCGTTCATCACCAAATTATGTGGAGAACAACTCCGAGTTATAGTGATGAACCTTGATATTAGGAGGAAATTTATGAACGGTATTTTACCGCTATGGAAGGAACGTGGCATGACGAGTCACGATTGCGTCTTTAAATTGCGAAAGATATTACGTACTAAAAAAGTTGGACATACAGGCACGCTTGATCCAGGGGTAGAGGGTGTTCTTCCAATTTGTATAGGTCAAGCAACACGTATTGCAGAATATTTAACTGATGCAGGCAAAACCTATGAAGCTGTGATTTCAATTGGTCGTACAACGACAACTGAGGATGCAGAAGGAGAAACGGTAGAGCAAGATCATACGATTAAAAAGTTTACACGTACTCAATTGCTAGAAGTTTTAGCCTCCTTAACAGGTGTTATTACTCAAACGCCACCGATGTTTTCGGCTGTCAAAGTAAATGGTAAACGTCTCTACGAATATGCTCGAAAAGGTGAAATTGTTGAAAGGCCCTCACGTCAGGTTACTATTTATGCATTAGAGCTGCTAGAAGATGTAGAAATATATGAAGGTCAAGAAATTATGTTTCCAATCCGAATAGCATGTAGTAAAGGGACTTATATTCGCACACTAGCTGTGCAAATCGGAGAAGCACTTGGCTATCCTGCACATATGAAAGAGCTCGTACGCACTGCCTCAGGTACGTTTACACAAGAAAATTGCTTTACATTGGCACAAGTTGCTGAGCTGATGGAAGCTGAACAAATCGATTC
Proteins encoded in this region:
- the infB gene encoding translation initiation factor IF-2; the encoded protein is MTKIRVHEYAKQVNKTSKEVIEALSQLNVSVTNHMSMLEKDIVSKLNQSFKATKEVKKPTQNVSQKSQANGQQKSQQSMKKQEGQKQQSATSKPKVNNQQQTHQNSNSSNEKSKNIKGSQNRNMTQNNNNNNNNNNRRGGGGYNQRPKPGIHGGKRRHPKTHQPSQPVKQKELPEKITFVESLSVAELAKKLHREPSEIIKKLFMLGVMATINQELDKDAIELICADYGVEVEEEIRVDITDLETHFEQTEEVNEADLSERPPVVTIMGHVDHGKTTLLDSIRNTKVTAGEAGGITQHIGAYQVTEGDKKITFLDTPGHAAFTTMRARGAKVTDLTILVVAADDGVMPQTVEAINHAKAAEVPIIVAVNKMDKPSANPDRVMQELTEHGLVPEAWGGETIFVPISALKGEGIDTLLEMILLVAEVGELKANPDRLALGTVIEAQLDKGRGSVATLLVQDGTLKVGDPIVVGHTYGRVRAMVNDKGRRVKEAGPSTPVEITGLNDVPQAGDRFVVFEDEKTARQVGETRAMSAIQAQRSEKQRVTLDNLFEQMSQGEMKELNLIVKADVQGTVEAMAASLMKIDVEGVNVKIIHTGAGAITESDISLAAASNAIVIGFNVRPDVNAKRAAEEEGVDIRLHRIIYKVIEEIEQAMKGMLDPEFVEKIIGQAEVRQTIKVSKVGTIAGSYVTEGKVTRDSGVRIIRENVVIFEGELDTLKRFKDEVKEVARGYECGITITNFNDIKEGDIIEAYIMEEVKRV
- the truB gene encoding tRNA pseudouridine(55) synthase TruB, with protein sequence MNGILPLWKERGMTSHDCVFKLRKILRTKKVGHTGTLDPGVEGVLPICIGQATRIAEYLTDAGKTYEAVISIGRTTTTEDAEGETVEQDHTIKKFTRTQLLEVLASLTGVITQTPPMFSAVKVNGKRLYEYARKGEIVERPSRQVTIYALELLEDVEIYEGQEIMFPIRIACSKGTYIRTLAVQIGEALGYPAHMKELVRTASGTFTQENCFTLAQVAELMEAEQIDSCILPVEYALTDYPYIEITSANEKEISNGQVLPADALLKIHDKIVFGISGKAIAVYQAHPTKEGLMKPHKMFPTIE
- a CDS encoding DUF503 domain-containing protein, with the translated sequence MIVYAEVEFIIQTAHSLKEKRAVLQRMITRTKQKFNVSIAEIDHQNVWQRTKLALVAVSSSKEAAEREINHALHYLQSNPSWEQLDVWRDYL
- the rbfA gene encoding 30S ribosome-binding factor RbfA, with amino-acid sequence MSLRSNRVAEQMKKELGDILGRKIKDPRVGFVTVTGVEVTGDLQQATIYITTLGNEREREETLKALVKASGFIRSEIGTRIRLRRTPELIFEFDSSIEYGNRIDSLLRGLHEE